The stretch of DNA ATTATATACAAATCATtgtgtatttattatttctctCATCTCTTTACATTAGTAATCTTTATATCATTTCTTCAAATGAATTAAATCAAATGtttaattaaagtaaaataaaagattttactAAAGAATATATGGATCAAATAATGAGAGGACGATACATTAATTTATGTGATACAGAGATTAGAAGGATTATTGATTTATCCATATGCATTTTAACTTGAAAGTTAGTTGAAGACTTGAATAGTTCTATATACATTAAGATTATAAGATATCCACTTACATGAAAAATTGACGAGACTTtctacttaaaataattttataatattatctgTATTAATTCTTCAATATTAATGATCGTCATAAATGCATAGTAAATATACAGTGGAGGGTAATACTCTCaaaagtgatatatatatatatataatattaatttggagAGAGAAtcgaataaaataataaaatagtatattaaaaatataaattaaacaaacttattttAAAGCAtgatttttaaagatttttatggtgcatttgaaaattaatatattttgttactaTCATATTAAATCACCAATAGTTGAATTatatatgattatgtatgaatgaGTTTGATCATATTTCAGATTTAACACAgtcaaatttttaagttttattttttgaatttattttaaaattacgttttttgttgtgattttatttgaaattaaaattttaattttaattataaaataatttatttatttactgaGATCAAAATTGCATATATAAATGTAtcaaaaatgttaatttaatcaattttaataaatactataataatactcatataaacaaattaaaaaagttattagtcaaaatatttatattaccGATacttactaatttttttatagtaccTTAACATGTTTCTTTTGCTATTCTAACCTTAATATGGGAAGAAATTGACTAACAAgggaataaaaataattacaacaatTAATACTCTTAAAGTTGGATCtatatttcttattattttatggaagaaaaaaaaccaactttttgtcttttttataaAGACGACcataatacaaatattatcatcaCTACTAGTTGTCAGTTGCATGATTATTCACGCGTGTACCTTATCGTGACGAagcttctcttttattttaaattccgTGCGTGtgtgtataatttttatttttaattgtcgACAATAGCTTGATACTATAACTTTCACTTTTTCCATGTCATCAATTGCTTGTCTCTTCTTCAAAGTTGGTTCCTTTCTATCCCATTTCCTTTTTATGTCgcattataatttcaaattccACTAATTTCATGTCATTCCAAAGTTTGAAACCATAGTTTAAATAGATAGTGATAGGGTATCAATTGAAGacacaaaaaataagaataaggGGGAAATAGGAATTATGGCAGATTGGGGTCCAATTTTTGTGTCAGTTGTTCTTTTCATTCTCTTGACTCCTGGTTTGTTATTCCAAATTCCTGGTAGAAACAAGATTGTAGAGTTTGGTAATTTTCAAACAAGTGGATTATCCATACTCATTCATGCTTTACTCTACTTTGGTCTTGTGTGCATCTTCATGTTAGCAATTGGAATTCACATGTATGCGGGATAATTAATAATCCTAAAATGCCATGAATTGttgatttatgtatttttagttGATTTGGTATTGGTTTGAATTCtaggacttttttttttaatgtatatttggaaaaaatgaattaatgacCAAATTTAGAGATCAATGAGATGAAATTCGAGACTAAATCacgttttataaatttaatattgaaattGGAGAcgaatttcatatttttctttaaattttggtctttaattcGTTTTTAGTCGTACGTTGATATAGTATTAGTTATGTTGAGAGACTTTATTGTCTAAAGTCATTTAGATTgcaaatgattttaataatctcaaacttatttatatattctCTTTGAACAACTATTGTAACACATTCTAAAGATGGAAAGACAAGTTTTACTCTTGTTTGGGATTCAGAAGAAAAGATTATTGAAGATTGAATTGTTAGTGCTAAACACTTATATTCATTTGTTCATTGGATTTTGGTTTATGTCttccaacttttttttttattatcaattattaataattatgagTCTAGTGTTAGTGATTGCTAGAGATCTAAGATTCCAACCTAGTTGAAATCTTTTTCctctataaaaattaaaaatattgtgttagttaagttagtttttttcttttcttgttttaTGATGAAGTACAACACTGCAATGACTATTTAATTGTGAGACCAAGATTCACTGCAGTGACAGCTTGGTGCAGACACTATAGTGACTCATGTGTGAGCCATTGAATATACCAATtactctattattatttttttagcaaACCAATTACTCTATTATGGCACttcatttattttgttgaaaatgataaattaaaaaagcaaGGTATAAGAGAGAATGATATAGGTGAATGGAGGGAATCCAATTCCTTAATTGTGTGTGGACGGTAGATATCCAACTttacatgttattttttattttcacctTTGgtctaatgaaaaatatatagtgCATAGGAGAGGtaataaagagaaagaagaagataaaattaAACAGACAATGAATCCAAAAGAAAAATCAAGAGGGTCTACCAATCGTTTtaagaaacaaataaaaaattaataaaatcaaggtttaattgcagttttgatctctCTATTTTAGATGAATCATGTAACATccagaaattttattttattttaatatttttcattattaggAATTGAGATAATGATTCTAAAAAAATTGTCGGTTACTATTGtaatgtgttattttaatttttaataataataataataataataataataataataataataataataataataataataataataataataataataataataataataaaggaaccgttaaaaacaaatttcaatGTCTTAGCTTGAAATATCACTTTCTCCATTTAATATCACGCTACCAGTTTAACTTTCCCACGTCTGGCTTAAGGTTCCCCACTCCTGCCTTAACGTTCACTCTTGGTTTAACTTTCTCCACTTCTGGCAACGTTCTCCGCTTCAGGCTTAACTTCCCACTTGCTTGTTCATCCCTTTTTTgataaaaaggaaacaaaaaaNNNNNNNNNNNNNNNNNNNNNNNNNNNNNNNNNNNNNNNNNNNNNNNNNNNNNNNNNNNNNNNNNNNNNNNNNNNNNNNNNNNNNNNNNNNNNNNNNNNNNNNNNNNNNNNNNNNNNNNNNNNNNNNNNNNNNNNNNNNNNNNNNNNNNNNNNNNNNNNNNNNNNNNNNNNNNNNNNNNNNNNNNNNNNNNNNNNNNNNNNNNNNNNNNNNNNNNNNNNNNNNNNNNNNNNNNNNNNNNNNNNNNNNNNNNNNNNNNNNNNNNNNNNNNNNNNNNNNNNNNNNNNNNNNNNNNNNNNNNNNNNNNNNNNNNNNNNNNNNNNNNNNNNNNNNNNNNNNNNNNNNNNNNNNNNNNNNNNNNNNNNNNNNNNNNNNNNNNNNNNNNNNNNNNNNNNNNNNNNNNNNNNNNNNNNNNNNNNNNNNNNNNNNNNNNNNNNNNNNNNNNNNNNNNNNNNNNNNNNNNNNNNNNNNNNNNNNNNNNNNNNNNNNNNNNNNNNNNNNNNNNNNNNNNNNNNNNNNNNNNNNNNNNNNNNNNNNNNNNNNNNNNNNNNNNNNNNNNNNNNNNNNNNNNNNNNNNNNNNNNNNNNNNNNNNNNNNNNNNNNNNNNNNNNNNNNNNNNNNNNNNNNNNNNNNNNNNNNNNNNNNNNNNNNNNNNNNNNNNNNNNNNNNNNNNNNNNNNNNNNNNNNNNNNNNNNNNNNNNNNNNNNNNNNNNNNNNNNNNNNNNNNNNNNNNNNNNNNNNNNNNNNNNNNNNNNNNNNNNNNNNNNNNNNNNNNNNNNNNNNNNNNNNNNNNNNNNNNNNNNNNNNNNNNNNNNNNNNNNNNNNNNNNNNNNNNNNNNNNNNNNNNNNNNNNNNNNNNNNNNNNNNNNNNNNNNNNNNNNNNNNNNNNNNNNNNNNNNNNNNNNNNNNNNNNNNNNNNNNNNNNNNNNNNNNNNNNNNNNNNNNNNNNNNNNNNNNNNNNNNNNNNNNNNNNNNNNNNNNNNNNNNNNNNNNNNNNNNNNNNNNNNNNNNNNNNNNNNNNNNNNNNNNNNNNNNNNNNNNNNNNNNNNNNNNNNNNNNNNNNNNNNNNNNNNNNNNNNNNNNNNNNNNNNNNNNNNNNNNNNNNNNNNNNNNNNNNNNNNNNNNNNNNNNNNNNNNNNNNNNNNNNNNNNNNNNNNNNNNNNNNNNNNNNNNNNNNNNNNNNNNNNNNNNNNNNNNNNNNNNNNNNNNNNNNNNNNNNNNNNNNNNNNNNNNNNNNNNNNNNNNNNNNNNNNNNNNNNNNNNNNNNNNNNNNNNNNNNNNNNNNNNNNNNNNNNNNNNNNNNNNNNNNNNNNNNNNNNNNNNNNNNNNNNNNNNNNNNNNNNNNNNNNNNNNNNNNNNNNNNNNNNNNNNNNNNNNNNNNNNNNNNNNNNNNNNNNNNNNNNNNNNNNNNNNNNNNNNNNNNNNNNNNNNNNNNNNNNNNNNNNNNNtcgagttagtggtgttgcttggaaggacccacgaagctcgagttagtggtgttgcttggaaggacccacgaagctcgagttagtggtgttgcttggaaggacccacgaagctcgagttagtggtgttgcttggaaggacccacgaagctcgagttagtggtgttgcttggaaggacccacgaagctcgagttagtggtgttgcttggaaggacccacgaagcccttgcgggggaggcgatattccggaatcatgcattgacatatagtctaacaaatagATTGTGCATTTTGGTTGAATTGTATGTGCGTTGTGActtttaactgttaaatgaaatatatgatgTTGTGActtttaactgttaaatgaaatgtatgatttatttatatttttgttataacaactatatatgcatgcatatttgctctgtatttgttatttggagatgacccttacatttgacaggacgtcacCTATAGTGTTACTTGAGTGAATAATGTCATGGTCAA from Cicer arietinum cultivar CDC Frontier isolate Library 1 chromosome 3, Cicar.CDCFrontier_v2.0, whole genome shotgun sequence encodes:
- the LOC101492296 gene encoding uncharacterized protein, producing MADWGPIFVSVVLFILLTPGLLFQIPGRNKIVEFGNFQTSGLSILIHALLYFGLVCIFMLAIGIHMYAG